In the genome of Natronorubrum sediminis, one region contains:
- a CDS encoding enoyl-CoA hydratase/isomerase family protein, whose translation MTLGDAVLLDIEDDGPATITLNQPDRRNAFSSEIHDGFVAAFEEIEGSDARCVVLQGAGGAFSAGGDVKRMVDTLEEDIPADERARSLEYRVGEMMTSLVNCPVPTIAAIDGPAVGAGANLAIGCDVQLASDRSVFGFVFRQVGLSVDAGTSYLLPRIVGENVAKELVLTGDIFGTDRAKELGLVNHVYAEDEFDEKVDEFVEQIVSGPPVALRHANRLVGEGLEKSLEQALTDEAIAQGIVFDTDDHAEGVNAFLEDRDPEFEGR comes from the coding sequence ATGACACTTGGTGACGCAGTACTCCTCGACATCGAGGATGACGGCCCGGCAACGATCACGCTCAACCAGCCCGACCGACGAAACGCCTTTTCGTCGGAGATTCACGACGGGTTCGTCGCGGCGTTCGAGGAAATCGAAGGGAGTGACGCTCGCTGTGTCGTCCTCCAGGGCGCGGGCGGCGCGTTTTCCGCCGGCGGGGACGTCAAGCGAATGGTCGACACGCTCGAGGAAGATATCCCGGCCGACGAACGAGCGCGCAGTCTCGAATACCGAGTGGGTGAAATGATGACTTCGCTGGTCAACTGCCCGGTTCCGACAATCGCGGCTATCGACGGTCCCGCAGTCGGCGCGGGCGCGAACCTGGCCATCGGCTGTGACGTCCAGTTGGCGAGCGATCGGTCGGTCTTTGGTTTCGTCTTCCGGCAGGTTGGCCTGAGTGTCGACGCCGGAACGTCGTACCTGCTGCCCCGGATCGTCGGCGAGAACGTCGCCAAGGAACTGGTCCTGACCGGCGACATCTTCGGCACCGACCGCGCGAAAGAACTCGGCCTAGTCAACCACGTCTACGCCGAAGACGAGTTCGACGAGAAGGTCGACGAGTTCGTCGAGCAGATCGTCTCCGGCCCGCCAGTCGCCCTTCGACACGCGAATCGACTGGTCGGCGAGGGACTCGAGAAATCCCTCGAGCAAGCGCTGACCGACGAGGCCATCGCTCAGGGGATCGTCTTCGACACCGACGACCACGCAGAGGGCGTCAACGCCTTCCTCGAGGACCGAGACCCCGAGTTCGAGGGACGGTAG
- a CDS encoding universal stress protein translates to MYEDVLIPTDGSDGTRQSIDHGLTIAQQFDASVHALSIVPEGPLGTLQNDAVTPAAYRAVDRVEAECERVGVPVETTVEQGVPHEAILEYASANDVDMIVMGTQGRSGLDRVLVGSVTERVVRMADVPVVTVRQTDEIRIEGAEEADALARTALADDRTGLEAEDFSTLEGPHRTSATWIVVLETETETVDVHVDALTADTRIVGHE, encoded by the coding sequence ATGTACGAGGACGTGCTCATCCCGACGGACGGAAGCGACGGAACGCGACAGTCGATCGACCACGGCCTAACGATCGCCCAGCAATTCGACGCGAGCGTCCACGCCCTCTCCATCGTCCCGGAAGGGCCACTGGGGACGCTCCAGAACGACGCGGTCACACCGGCAGCCTACCGGGCCGTCGACCGCGTCGAAGCCGAATGCGAGCGTGTCGGCGTCCCCGTCGAAACGACGGTCGAACAGGGTGTTCCCCACGAAGCGATCCTCGAGTACGCGTCGGCCAACGATGTCGACATGATCGTGATGGGGACGCAGGGCCGGTCGGGACTCGATCGCGTGCTTGTCGGCAGCGTCACCGAACGCGTCGTCCGGATGGCCGACGTGCCGGTCGTCACCGTTCGCCAGACCGACGAGATCCGAATCGAGGGCGCCGAGGAGGCCGACGCGCTCGCTCGGACAGCCCTCGCAGACGACCGAACCGGGCTCGAGGCAGAGGACTTCTCCACTCTCGAGGGCCCCCACCGAACGAGTGCAACATGGATCGTCGTCCTCGAGACCGAGACCGAAACGGTGGACGTTCACGTCGACGCGCTCACGGCTGACACGCGCATCGTCGGTCACGAGTGA
- a CDS encoding sensor histidine kinase, which translates to MIRWKPIVSLVGPRRLILFFGMMYVVAATGRTIVRLSSGGTPSSVFLTGFLISAFGAVLCYGSYRLPRTSIDDEYHPYVAGWSLAGFAIILSVLVLYHLLAEGGIANPSRAIPILTSIGTTAGYGIGVYDGKARTREHELERRNRALETTQAELEETVARLERSNQQLEASNERLEQFAYAASHDLQEPLRMVSSYLQLIERRNDDLDAETEEFLEYAVDGADRMRRVIDGLLRYSRVETEGAPLEPIDLETVFEDVCDDLSVKIAECDGEVTADDLPHVDGDEGQLRQLLGNLIRNALEYSGEEPPSVHVTAERNGTDWHVSVSDDGIGIVPDDQEQIFEMFHRLHTHEEHEGTGLGLALCERIAERHGGAIQVDSTPGSGSTFTVTLPACPEEA; encoded by the coding sequence GTGATCCGGTGGAAGCCGATTGTCTCGCTGGTCGGCCCGAGACGCCTCATCCTCTTCTTCGGAATGATGTACGTAGTGGCCGCCACCGGACGAACGATCGTTCGTCTCTCGAGCGGGGGCACTCCCTCGAGTGTCTTCTTGACCGGGTTTCTCATCAGCGCCTTCGGTGCCGTCCTCTGTTACGGTAGCTATCGACTCCCCAGAACCAGCATCGACGACGAGTACCATCCGTACGTAGCCGGCTGGTCACTCGCCGGGTTCGCTATCATCCTCTCCGTTCTCGTGCTCTATCACTTACTCGCCGAGGGCGGCATCGCAAATCCCAGTCGGGCGATTCCCATCCTCACCTCGATCGGAACGACGGCCGGGTACGGCATCGGCGTCTACGATGGGAAGGCGCGGACTCGAGAACACGAACTCGAGCGTCGCAACCGTGCACTCGAAACGACACAGGCCGAACTCGAGGAAACTGTCGCTCGACTCGAGCGTTCGAACCAGCAGCTCGAGGCCTCGAACGAACGACTCGAACAGTTCGCCTACGCCGCAAGCCACGACCTTCAGGAGCCACTGCGAATGGTCTCGAGTTACCTGCAGTTGATCGAGCGCCGAAACGACGATCTCGACGCCGAGACGGAGGAGTTTCTGGAGTACGCCGTCGACGGCGCGGATCGGATGCGACGGGTGATCGACGGGTTGCTTCGATACTCCCGCGTCGAAACGGAGGGGGCACCACTCGAGCCGATCGATCTCGAAACGGTATTCGAGGACGTCTGTGACGACCTGTCGGTGAAAATCGCGGAGTGTGATGGCGAGGTTACGGCCGACGACCTCCCTCACGTCGACGGTGACGAAGGTCAACTCCGGCAATTGCTGGGGAACCTCATTAGGAACGCACTCGAGTACAGCGGCGAGGAGCCGCCGTCGGTCCACGTCACCGCTGAGCGAAACGGAACCGACTGGCACGTTTCAGTCAGCGACGACGGCATCGGTATCGTTCCCGACGATCAAGAGCAGATTTTTGAAATGTTTCACCGCTTGCACACTCACGAGGAACACGAGGGGACGGGTCTCGGTTTAGCACTCTGTGAGCGGATCGCCGAACGCCACGGCGGGGCGATCCAGGTGGATTCGACACCGGGGAGCGGGTCGACGTTCACCGTGACGTTGCCAGCCTGTCCAGAGGAAGCGTGA
- a CDS encoding GTP cyclohydrolase III, producing MTTTQVTLVQIDNYGPWTVTPEPRREADLQTLQSRLYADISQFVGNRGGYVFFTRFDNMIAITNGLDLEDHALLQESVGNRYPVTLSLGVSTNANPVQALADATGHVQDAGSAQDKNRRECLEGRVIEGDERREDDIQIAHFDVVNATGQYTDELNAFDTFIEIEQGYAELMRHMRYSHDSLSFFVGGDNIIVVCPDLTADDYEEAIYHVQEAVDVDLQVGVGRGTSAHDAGFAAKHALETCRADGTRVELEWE from the coding sequence GTGACTACTACGCAGGTTACGCTCGTTCAAATCGATAACTACGGGCCATGGACGGTCACTCCCGAGCCGAGACGGGAAGCCGACCTACAGACGCTCCAATCCCGGCTTTACGCCGATATCTCCCAGTTCGTCGGCAACCGTGGTGGCTACGTTTTCTTCACCCGCTTCGACAATATGATCGCCATCACGAACGGCCTCGACCTCGAGGATCACGCGCTCCTCCAGGAGTCGGTGGGCAATCGCTACCCCGTAACGCTCAGTCTAGGCGTGTCGACGAACGCCAATCCCGTACAGGCACTCGCCGACGCGACCGGACACGTCCAAGATGCGGGAAGCGCACAGGATAAGAACCGACGCGAGTGTCTCGAGGGGCGAGTCATCGAAGGCGACGAGCGACGGGAAGACGACATTCAGATCGCTCACTTCGACGTCGTCAACGCGACCGGACAGTACACCGACGAACTCAACGCGTTCGATACGTTCATCGAAATCGAGCAGGGCTACGCCGAATTGATGCGACACATGCGCTACAGCCACGACAGCCTCTCGTTTTTCGTCGGTGGCGACAACATCATCGTCGTCTGTCCGGATCTCACGGCAGACGACTACGAGGAGGCGATTTACCACGTCCAAGAAGCAGTCGATGTCGACTTACAAGTGGGCGTCGGCCGTGGCACCAGTGCCCACGACGCCGGATTCGCCGCGAAGCACGCGTTAGAAACATGTCGCGCCGACGGAACCAGAGTCGAACTCGAGTGGGAGTAA
- a CDS encoding dCTP deaminase/dUTPase family protein, with protein MSPDTTLSDAVDNLVYEPTQVHDHGIDLTVGALYEVAEPGSIDFGGDELEDAGLEPVSTELRQPDDEYGWWNLESGQYVLQHNEFLTDVEEPLYLQPRNELLARGGSHPSVWVASHLPLLPLSVADGGLRLKENARVSTLVEVGPASIDKS; from the coding sequence ATGTCCCCCGACACCACGCTGTCCGACGCGGTCGACAATCTGGTGTACGAGCCAACGCAGGTCCACGACCACGGGATCGATCTGACCGTCGGCGCACTCTACGAAGTCGCCGAACCGGGCTCGATCGACTTCGGCGGCGACGAACTCGAGGACGCCGGCCTCGAGCCGGTTTCGACGGAACTCCGGCAACCCGACGACGAGTACGGCTGGTGGAACCTCGAGAGCGGCCAGTACGTACTCCAGCACAACGAGTTCCTGACGGACGTGGAGGAACCGCTTTACCTGCAGCCACGCAACGAATTACTGGCTCGTGGCGGCTCGCATCCTTCGGTCTGGGTCGCCTCGCACCTGCCGTTGCTCCCGTTGTCGGTCGCTGATGGCGGGTTACGACTCAAGGAAAACGCACGCGTGTCGACGCTCGTCGAGGTGGGACCTGCATCGATAGATAAGTCCTGA
- a CDS encoding phosphoglycerate kinase, giving the protein MTDTLDDLDVEGTTVGVRVDINSPIDDDGSLADDARLRAHVDTLSELLERGGRVAVLAHQGRPGGDDFVSLEPHAERLSTLLERPVDYVDVTYSSGAREAVRNLDDGDCIVLENTRFYSEEYMEFDPDAAAQTHLVEGLAPVLDAYVNDAFAAAHRSQPSLVGFPSVLPGYAGRVMESELDVLGSIEETPEPRVYVLGGAKVSDSIDVAWSVLEKGLADHVLTAGVAGNVFLTADGVDLGDASTDFIYEQGYWDEIDRAADLLDAYGEQVALPRDVAVERDGERHELGVNALPPADSEAAMDIGSSTLSYYERILEDARTVILNGPAGVFEEAAFENGTRELYNAASGVETSIVGGGDTASALRSLGVEGFSHVSTGGGAALRMLTAEPLPAVTALEDGPKHQQPADD; this is encoded by the coding sequence ATGACCGATACCCTCGACGACCTCGACGTCGAAGGGACCACCGTCGGCGTTCGCGTCGATATCAACAGTCCGATCGACGATGACGGTTCACTCGCCGACGACGCCCGACTACGTGCCCACGTCGACACACTCTCCGAACTCCTCGAGCGTGGTGGCCGCGTCGCCGTCCTCGCCCACCAAGGGCGACCGGGTGGCGACGATTTCGTCTCTCTCGAACCCCACGCCGAGCGTCTCTCGACGCTGCTCGAGCGTCCCGTCGACTACGTGGACGTCACCTACAGCAGCGGCGCGCGCGAAGCCGTTCGAAACCTCGACGACGGCGACTGCATCGTCCTCGAGAACACCCGTTTTTACAGCGAGGAGTACATGGAGTTCGACCCCGACGCGGCCGCACAGACGCACCTCGTCGAGGGATTAGCCCCGGTGCTCGACGCCTACGTCAACGACGCATTCGCCGCAGCCCACCGCTCACAGCCCTCGCTCGTCGGCTTTCCGAGCGTGCTCCCCGGCTACGCCGGTCGAGTCATGGAGTCCGAACTCGACGTGTTGGGTTCGATCGAAGAGACACCCGAGCCGCGAGTGTACGTTCTCGGCGGCGCGAAGGTCTCCGATTCGATCGACGTCGCCTGGTCCGTGCTCGAGAAGGGACTCGCGGATCACGTCCTGACGGCGGGCGTCGCGGGGAACGTCTTCCTCACCGCCGACGGCGTCGACCTCGGGGATGCGAGCACCGACTTCATCTACGAGCAAGGGTACTGGGACGAAATCGACCGCGCCGCCGACTTGCTCGACGCCTACGGCGAACAGGTTGCACTCCCCCGAGACGTCGCCGTCGAACGAGACGGCGAGCGACACGAGCTCGGCGTCAACGCCTTGCCACCAGCCGATTCCGAGGCCGCGATGGATATCGGCTCGTCGACGCTCTCGTACTACGAACGAATCCTCGAGGATGCAAGGACGGTTATCCTCAACGGTCCCGCCGGCGTCTTCGAGGAGGCAGCGTTCGAGAACGGAACCCGAGAACTCTACAACGCGGCGAGCGGCGTCGAAACCAGCATTGTCGGCGGTGGAGACACCGCTTCGGCGTTACGCAGTCTCGGCGTCGAGGGCTTCTCCCACGTCAGCACCGGCGGCGGTGCCGCCTTACGAATGCTCACCGCAGAACCCCTCCCTGCCGTGACGGCACTCGAGGATGGACCGAAACACCAACAGCCAGCCGACGATTGA
- a CDS encoding amino acid ABC transporter ATP-binding protein, producing the protein MLEANGVHHGYDDETVFEGVSLSVDPGEVVAIIGPSGVGKSTLLRLLAVFDPPDQGTVSFEGTRLWETTEQERLEHRRRIGMVFQEASLFDATVRRNAAYGVRVRQSWVERVRHEVASLVGKENGTTDVLEALETVGLRRKIDQDAQSLSGGEAQRVAFARALAYEPDVLLLDEPTSDLDPRNTAVIEDAVRQARNRGIGVVVATHDMHQAERVADRVAVLLANDIIEVGATRTVFEDPRDERTRKFIDGDLIY; encoded by the coding sequence ATGCTCGAGGCAAACGGCGTCCACCACGGATACGACGACGAAACCGTCTTCGAGGGAGTCTCACTGTCGGTTGACCCCGGTGAAGTCGTCGCGATCATCGGGCCCTCCGGCGTCGGAAAATCGACACTGCTGCGGCTGCTGGCGGTTTTCGATCCGCCTGATCAGGGCACCGTCTCGTTCGAGGGTACTCGACTGTGGGAAACGACCGAACAGGAACGCTTGGAACACCGTCGTCGAATTGGAATGGTCTTCCAAGAGGCGAGCCTGTTCGACGCGACCGTCCGACGCAACGCTGCCTACGGCGTTCGCGTTCGCCAGTCGTGGGTCGAGAGGGTTCGACACGAAGTCGCCAGTCTGGTTGGCAAAGAGAACGGAACTACGGACGTTCTCGAGGCGCTCGAGACCGTCGGATTGAGAAGGAAGATCGATCAGGACGCCCAATCGCTCTCGGGCGGTGAGGCACAACGAGTTGCGTTCGCTCGCGCGCTGGCGTACGAACCGGACGTGCTCTTACTCGACGAACCGACGTCTGATCTCGATCCGCGAAATACCGCTGTCATCGAAGACGCCGTCCGACAGGCGCGAAATCGAGGAATCGGTGTCGTCGTCGCGACCCACGATATGCATCAAGCAGAGCGTGTTGCGGACCGAGTTGCGGTCCTCTTAGCAAACGATATTATCGAAGTCGGCGCGACCAGGACGGTGTTCGAGGACCCACGCGACGAACGGACCCGGAAATTTATCGACGGCGATCTCATCTACTGA
- a CDS encoding DUF5785 family protein has translation MDWPHDPDGEQGSEGMRKYDMRIIADKVDEDEDFPMIRDEFVEEHGDDPIRVNYETVVPMREIFEYVEPEEFETILDMHKAVGDAMRAGDFWDYHPKGADPEKKPA, from the coding sequence ATGGACTGGCCACACGATCCCGACGGCGAGCAAGGCAGCGAAGGGATGCGCAAGTACGACATGCGCATCATCGCAGACAAAGTCGACGAGGACGAAGACTTCCCGATGATCCGTGATGAGTTCGTCGAAGAACACGGTGATGATCCGATCCGAGTCAACTACGAGACGGTCGTCCCGATGCGGGAGATCTTCGAGTACGTCGAACCCGAGGAGTTCGAGACGATTCTCGATATGCACAAGGCAGTCGGCGACGCGATGCGTGCAGGCGACTTCTGGGACTACCACCCGAAAGGCGCGGACCCGGAGAAGAAACCGGCATAA
- a CDS encoding CBS domain-containing protein, producing MESDLSVRDVLTNEFVGVSESDTVRDAVSLMREERASCVLVVRGPKPVGIMTEWDVLGIIADEYDAGETTVGDAMTAPVITFTPEQSLTEAANVMTRQHIRNIVVEDDDGVLGLVTQRDVIAAASSFQGTMTPLRSSDAAYDNGQLATERPAQSSQPREELESGSVLPNDEYSTQSVCEACGTLSDSLWDANGKLVCTDCRAV from the coding sequence ATGGAATCGGATCTGTCGGTCAGAGATGTTCTGACGAACGAGTTCGTTGGCGTCAGTGAATCGGACACGGTCCGAGACGCGGTGTCGCTGATGCGTGAGGAGCGAGCGAGTTGCGTGCTCGTCGTTCGGGGACCGAAGCCGGTTGGCATCATGACCGAGTGGGACGTTCTCGGCATCATCGCCGACGAATACGACGCAGGCGAGACGACCGTCGGTGACGCCATGACCGCACCCGTCATCACGTTCACGCCGGAGCAGTCACTCACCGAGGCGGCGAACGTCATGACCCGCCAGCACATCCGAAACATCGTCGTCGAAGACGACGACGGCGTGCTCGGACTCGTCACCCAGCGCGACGTCATCGCTGCAGCGAGTTCCTTCCAGGGGACGATGACGCCGCTGCGCTCGAGCGACGCCGCGTACGACAACGGACAACTCGCGACCGAACGACCGGCGCAATCGTCCCAACCCCGCGAGGAACTCGAGTCTGGTTCCGTCCTTCCCAACGACGAGTACTCGACACAGAGCGTCTGTGAAGCCTGTGGGACGCTTTCGGATTCGCTCTGGGATGCGAACGGAAAGCTCGTGTGCACGGACTGCCGTGCCGTCTGA
- a CDS encoding GNAT family N-acetyltransferase produces MDRNTNSQPTIEYATQDDIDAVTDLWVRLARDQRLHESAVLPERNRESMRETLAAHQVADCLLVARVGGSVVGFASFTLERGTLALDTTRGLLSNIYVDPPFRGRGIGTALLETAEDELASQGASVVTLEVMSMNDDARRFYARHGYDSYRVSMKRSLEDDDRSKSDTHSKGDR; encoded by the coding sequence ATGGACCGAAACACCAACAGCCAGCCGACGATTGAGTACGCGACCCAGGACGATATCGATGCGGTCACCGATCTCTGGGTTCGCCTCGCACGCGATCAGCGCCTCCACGAGTCGGCCGTCCTCCCGGAGCGAAATCGAGAATCGATGCGAGAGACGCTGGCCGCCCACCAGGTTGCCGATTGCCTGCTCGTCGCTCGCGTCGGTGGCTCCGTCGTCGGGTTCGCCTCCTTCACCCTCGAGCGGGGGACGCTCGCACTCGATACGACCCGCGGACTGCTGTCGAACATTTACGTCGACCCTCCGTTTCGCGGACGGGGAATCGGGACGGCCCTACTCGAGACGGCGGAGGACGAACTCGCCTCTCAGGGCGCGAGCGTCGTGACCCTCGAGGTGATGTCGATGAACGACGACGCCAGACGGTTCTACGCGCGACATGGCTACGACTCGTATCGGGTGTCGATGAAGCGCTCGCTCGAGGACGACGACCGATCCAAAAGCGATACACACTCAAAGGGGGACCGCTAA
- a CDS encoding long-chain-fatty-acid--CoA ligase: protein MTNLVTNLAAAVEEYGENTAIGYEGAETNYEEFWGQTGAFANALEERGVGAGDRVAIYLPNVPPFLIAFHGTLRAGGAVVPMNPQYKAREIGHLLGDSEAKVVVALADLVPFVTEVQDETSVEHVVSVGGEADGAIEFTEFLEPGDPGITERADDDVAVQPYTSGTTGQPKGVQLTHENLASNASAASELIPDGIRSDDKQLGVLPLFHIYGMTVVMNSTLFNGGAFYPLPAWDAQQAISLIEDEQLTLMHGVPAMYNDVINQPDAAEFDLSSLRLCGVGGSGIPVEVLRKFEELYEPKLYEGYGLTETSPITHFNSPIEGRRVGSVGKTVPGVDSKVVDESFESVSPVEAGPIDEENTDLREITGEIVIAGPNVMKGYYGLPEANDEAFTDDEGRRWFHTGDIGYSDEDGFYYVVDREKHMIVTGGYNVYPREVEELLFEHEAVADAAVAGIPDERRGETVKAFVVTTPDADVTEDELKEYCLTNLAEYKHPREIEFVEELPRTTTGKVQKFKLRDEEASTSQ from the coding sequence ATGACAAATCTTGTCACTAATCTCGCGGCAGCCGTCGAGGAGTACGGCGAAAATACCGCGATTGGCTATGAGGGGGCTGAGACTAATTATGAGGAGTTCTGGGGGCAAACGGGAGCGTTCGCCAACGCGCTCGAGGAACGCGGGGTCGGCGCGGGCGATCGTGTTGCGATCTACCTGCCGAACGTTCCGCCGTTTCTGATCGCGTTCCACGGCACGCTTCGGGCGGGCGGGGCCGTCGTGCCGATGAATCCACAGTACAAGGCTCGAGAGATCGGACACCTACTCGGCGACAGCGAAGCCAAAGTCGTCGTCGCGTTAGCCGACCTCGTGCCGTTCGTCACGGAAGTACAGGACGAGACGAGCGTCGAGCACGTCGTCAGCGTCGGTGGTGAGGCCGACGGTGCGATCGAGTTTACCGAGTTCCTCGAGCCGGGTGACCCCGGAATCACCGAGCGAGCGGACGACGACGTGGCGGTACAGCCCTACACGTCGGGGACGACGGGACAACCGAAGGGAGTGCAGTTGACCCACGAGAACCTCGCGTCGAACGCGAGCGCGGCGTCAGAACTGATTCCAGATGGGATTAGATCCGACGACAAGCAACTCGGCGTCCTCCCGCTGTTTCACATCTATGGGATGACCGTCGTGATGAATTCGACGCTGTTCAACGGCGGGGCGTTCTATCCGCTCCCAGCGTGGGACGCACAACAGGCTATCTCGTTGATCGAGGACGAACAACTGACGCTGATGCACGGCGTGCCGGCGATGTACAACGACGTCATCAACCAGCCGGACGCTGCGGAGTTCGACCTCTCCTCGCTGCGGCTGTGTGGTGTCGGTGGCTCCGGCATTCCGGTCGAGGTGTTGCGCAAGTTCGAAGAACTGTACGAACCGAAGCTCTACGAGGGTTACGGCCTGACCGAAACGAGCCCGATTACGCACTTCAACAGCCCGATCGAGGGGCGACGCGTCGGCAGCGTCGGCAAGACGGTTCCGGGTGTCGACTCGAAAGTGGTCGACGAGAGCTTCGAGTCGGTCTCGCCGGTCGAAGCGGGACCGATCGACGAAGAGAACACGGATCTCCGCGAGATCACGGGCGAAATCGTGATCGCCGGGCCGAACGTCATGAAGGGCTACTACGGGTTGCCCGAGGCCAACGACGAGGCGTTTACCGACGATGAGGGTCGACGGTGGTTCCACACAGGTGACATCGGCTATTCCGACGAAGACGGCTTCTACTACGTCGTCGACCGCGAGAAGCATATGATCGTCACCGGCGGCTACAACGTCTATCCACGCGAAGTCGAAGAGTTGCTCTTCGAGCACGAGGCCGTCGCCGACGCCGCCGTCGCGGGGATTCCCGACGAGCGTCGCGGCGAGACCGTCAAAGCGTTCGTCGTCACCACGCCCGACGCGGACGTGACCGAAGACGAACTCAAAGAGTACTGTCTGACCAACCTCGCAGAGTACAAACACCCCCGCGAAATCGAGTTCGTCGAAGAACTGCCGCGAACGACGACGGGGAAAGTCCAAAAATTCAAGCTCCGTGACGAGGAAGCAAGCACGAGTCAATAA
- a CDS encoding MOSC domain-containing protein: protein MVHLGQIRVHPIKSLDAVSVDECNIADGGGLEWDRRYAIVERTSAPGSETDAVGQYVNGKRERRTHELETTYDLERETVTIRERNAEETNTFHLELDRDCFASWLSSYFGYPVEVVRDDEGGFPDDTDAAGPTVISTGTLEAVASWYDEIETEEMCRRLRPNLVLEAPAFWEDRLYERPGQIVPFEIGGVELQGVNPCQRCVVPTRDPDTGEQTEGFQETFVERREATLPEWASEAWFDHYFRLMVNTTVPDSSWGNSFTVTDPVSVDDVLVDANPAQ, encoded by the coding sequence ATGGTACACCTCGGTCAAATCCGCGTCCACCCGATCAAATCACTCGATGCAGTGTCGGTAGACGAGTGTAATATCGCCGACGGCGGCGGACTCGAGTGGGATCGTCGCTACGCGATCGTCGAACGAACGAGTGCTCCCGGCTCGGAGACGGACGCCGTTGGTCAGTACGTCAACGGCAAGCGCGAACGGCGAACGCACGAACTCGAGACCACGTACGACCTCGAGCGAGAGACGGTGACGATCCGCGAACGAAACGCCGAGGAGACGAACACGTTCCACCTCGAACTCGATCGCGACTGTTTCGCCTCCTGGCTCTCCTCGTACTTCGGGTATCCAGTCGAAGTCGTCCGAGACGACGAAGGTGGCTTTCCGGACGACACCGATGCCGCCGGCCCGACGGTCATCAGTACGGGCACGCTCGAGGCGGTCGCCTCGTGGTACGACGAAATCGAGACGGAAGAGATGTGCCGGCGACTCCGTCCGAACCTCGTCCTCGAGGCACCCGCCTTCTGGGAGGATCGGCTCTACGAACGCCCGGGCCAGATCGTTCCGTTCGAGATTGGCGGCGTCGAACTGCAGGGAGTCAATCCGTGCCAGCGGTGTGTCGTTCCGACGCGAGATCCCGATACGGGTGAACAAACGGAGGGCTTCCAGGAGACGTTCGTCGAACGCAGAGAAGCGACACTTCCCGAGTGGGCCAGCGAAGCGTGGTTCGATCACTACTTCCGGTTGATGGTCAACACGACCGTGCCGGACTCGTCGTGGGGCAATTCGTTCACGGTCACGGATCCCGTCAGCGTCGACGACGTGCTCGTCGATGCGAACCCGGCCCAGTAG
- a CDS encoding TOBE domain-containing protein, which produces MTFRKEYTTKLSVGDVTLDRRDIEMLDAIDQHGSLHKAADELGRSYARLQRRVVEIEDSVGQITERRRGGTDGGGTDLTQTAHELRHQFNQHDVELDGVSRVTESVFTGTVQDRNGELATVDTNAGSILALVPDDAHRVQVAVRSDAVVLENPIETSQPAETSLRNQFTGEVVDTESGDAITKVTIRLSDSVDLHALITKASADRLSIRSEQSITASFKATAARAIRLEPTLEE; this is translated from the coding sequence ATGACGTTCAGGAAGGAGTACACGACGAAACTCTCGGTCGGCGACGTTACGCTTGACCGACGCGACATCGAGATGCTCGATGCAATCGACCAACACGGCTCGTTGCACAAGGCAGCGGACGAACTCGGGAGGTCGTACGCACGGTTGCAACGACGGGTCGTCGAAATCGAAGACTCCGTCGGCCAAATTACCGAGCGGCGTCGTGGCGGCACCGACGGTGGTGGTACAGACCTGACGCAGACTGCCCACGAGTTACGTCACCAGTTCAATCAGCACGACGTCGAACTCGATGGCGTCTCTCGGGTAACTGAGTCGGTCTTTACGGGGACCGTACAGGACAGAAATGGAGAGTTAGCAACCGTCGACACGAACGCGGGCTCGATTCTGGCACTCGTTCCGGACGACGCACACAGGGTGCAAGTCGCCGTTCGTTCCGATGCGGTCGTGTTGGAAAATCCGATAGAGACGTCACAGCCGGCCGAAACGAGTCTTCGAAATCAGTTTACCGGTGAAGTCGTCGACACGGAGTCTGGGGATGCAATCACCAAGGTCACGATTCGACTGAGCGATTCCGTCGACCTCCACGCGCTCATCACGAAAGCGAGTGCGGATCGGTTGTCGATTCGATCCGAACAGTCGATTACCGCGTCGTTCAAGGCGACTGCGGCGAGGGCGATTCGCCTCGAACCGACTCTCGAGGAGTAG